In Oryzihumus leptocrescens, the following are encoded in one genomic region:
- the rplJ gene encoding 50S ribosomal protein L10, with translation MAKPEKSAAIAELTDKFRSSGAAVLTEYRGLTVSQLTQLRSSLREHASYAVVKNTLTQIAAKEAGVTAFDGQLTGPSAIAFITGDPVEAAKGLRDFAKANPLLVIKGGVLDGKPLTADEIKKLADLESREVLLAKLAGAMNASLSKAVYLFAAPLSQTARVVDALRAKVEAEGPVAAEAPAEAAADEAAEASTEDVAAGGDES, from the coding sequence ATGGCAAAGCCCGAGAAGTCGGCAGCCATCGCCGAGCTGACGGACAAGTTCCGCAGCTCGGGTGCGGCCGTGCTGACGGAGTACCGCGGCCTGACCGTGTCGCAGCTGACCCAGCTGCGAAGCTCCCTGCGTGAGCACGCCAGCTACGCCGTGGTGAAGAACACGCTGACCCAGATCGCTGCCAAGGAAGCCGGTGTCACGGCTTTCGACGGCCAGCTCACGGGCCCCTCGGCGATCGCCTTCATCACCGGTGACCCGGTGGAGGCGGCCAAGGGCCTGCGTGACTTCGCCAAGGCCAACCCCCTCCTCGTCATCAAGGGCGGCGTGCTTGACGGCAAGCCGCTGACCGCTGACGAGATCAAGAAGCTCGCGGACCTCGAGTCCCGCGAGGTTCTCCTGGCCAAGCTGGCTGGCGCCATGAACGCCTCGCTCAGCAAGGCTGTCTACCTCTTCGCCGCTCCTTTGTCGCAGACGGCCCGCGTGGTCGACGCCCTGCGCGCGAAGGTCGAGGCGGAGGGTCCCGTCGCTGCCGAGGCTCCGGCCGAGGCCGCTGCGGACGAGGCCGCCGAGGCCAGCACCGAAGACGTCGCCGCGGGTGGCGACGAGAGCTGA
- a CDS encoding LppX_LprAFG lipoprotein, which produces MSMKKILTVLAGSALLAVAGCSGGGSSTATGASSTTAAPKPGDVVQASSFTPRLQSAMKGAKTMHLKMTVTTGGTQGLTGEGDVSAENGVAEHLTMKVGSMPMELILKSPAIYLKSAALPVGGKWVVAKEGGTDMLSKQLAPLFEQIKQMQPEQQVSNYAVADQKVVGQETVDGVATTHYTSSPTAAQIKKALAPALAAQLSDADLKDLKVDMWVDAQNRPHKVVSSMTAKGQAVSTTVLLSKFGEPVTITAPPAAQTTTAP; this is translated from the coding sequence ATGAGCATGAAGAAGATCCTCACCGTTCTCGCCGGCTCGGCACTGCTCGCGGTGGCCGGCTGCTCCGGCGGCGGTAGCAGCACCGCCACCGGCGCGTCCTCGACGACCGCCGCACCCAAGCCCGGCGACGTGGTCCAGGCCTCGTCGTTCACCCCCCGGCTGCAGTCGGCGATGAAGGGGGCGAAGACGATGCACCTCAAGATGACCGTGACGACCGGCGGCACCCAGGGCCTCACCGGCGAGGGTGACGTCTCCGCGGAGAACGGCGTCGCCGAGCACCTGACCATGAAGGTCGGGTCGATGCCGATGGAGCTCATCCTGAAGTCCCCGGCCATCTACCTGAAGTCCGCGGCCCTTCCGGTCGGCGGCAAGTGGGTCGTGGCCAAGGAGGGTGGCACGGACATGCTCTCCAAGCAGCTGGCCCCGCTGTTCGAGCAGATCAAGCAGATGCAGCCCGAGCAGCAGGTCTCCAACTACGCCGTGGCGGACCAGAAGGTCGTCGGCCAGGAGACCGTGGACGGCGTGGCCACCACGCACTACACGTCCTCGCCGACCGCCGCCCAGATCAAGAAGGCCCTGGCGCCGGCGCTGGCCGCCCAGCTGTCCGACGCGGACCTCAAGGACCTCAAGGTCGACATGTGGGTCGACGCCCAGAACCGGCCGCACAAGGTCGTCAGCTCCATGACGGCCAAGGGTCAGGCGGTCTCCACGACCGTGCTGCTGTCCAAGTTCGGTGAGCCGGTGACCATCACGGCGCCGCCGGCGGCCCAGACCACGACCGCGCCGTAG
- the rplA gene encoding 50S ribosomal protein L1: protein MKRSKSYRAAVEKIDAGKLYAPLEAVRLAKDTSTTKYDATVEVAMRLGVDPRKADQMVRGTVNLPHGTGKTARVLVFATGERAEQATAAGADYVGSDELLDKVAGGWLDFDSVVATPDLMGKVGRLGKVLGPRGLMPNPKTGTVTMDVAKAVSDIKGGKIEFRVDKHANLHFIIGKSSFDEAKLVENYGAALEEILRLKPSAAKGRYIQKATLTTTMGPGIPLDPNRTRNLLAEDEAGQ, encoded by the coding sequence GTGAAGCGCAGCAAGTCCTACCGCGCCGCCGTCGAGAAGATCGACGCCGGCAAGCTCTACGCACCGCTCGAGGCCGTGCGCCTGGCCAAGGACACCTCCACCACCAAGTACGACGCGACCGTCGAGGTTGCCATGCGCCTGGGCGTCGACCCGCGCAAGGCCGACCAGATGGTCCGTGGCACCGTGAACCTCCCGCACGGCACCGGCAAGACGGCCCGGGTCCTGGTCTTCGCCACCGGCGAGCGTGCGGAGCAGGCCACCGCGGCCGGCGCCGACTACGTCGGCTCTGATGAGCTGCTCGACAAGGTCGCCGGCGGCTGGCTCGACTTCGACTCCGTCGTCGCCACCCCCGACCTCATGGGCAAGGTCGGTCGCCTGGGCAAGGTCCTCGGTCCCCGCGGCCTCATGCCCAACCCGAAGACCGGCACGGTGACCATGGACGTCGCCAAGGCAGTCTCCGACATCAAGGGCGGCAAGATCGAGTTCCGCGTCGACAAGCACGCCAACCTGCACTTCATCATCGGCAAGTCCTCGTTCGACGAGGCCAAGCTGGTGGAGAACTACGGTGCGGCCCTCGAGGAGATCCTGCGACTCAAGCCGTCCGCGGCCAAGGGTCGTTACATCCAGAAGGCGACGCTGACCACGACGATGGGCCCCGGCATCCCGCTGGACCCCAACCGCACCCGCAACCTGCTGGCTGAGGACGAGGCTGGCCAGTAA
- the rplK gene encoding 50S ribosomal protein L11 yields MPPKKKKVSGFIKLQIQAGAATPAPPVGPALGQHGVNIMEFVKAYNAATESQRGNVIPVEITVYEDRSFTFVTKTPPAAELIKKAAGVAKGSGEPHKTKVAKLTADQVREIAQQKMEDLNANDIDAASKIIAGTARSMGITVEG; encoded by the coding sequence ATGCCTCCCAAGAAGAAGAAGGTCTCCGGCTTCATCAAGCTGCAGATCCAGGCCGGTGCTGCCACGCCCGCGCCGCCCGTGGGCCCGGCCCTCGGTCAGCACGGCGTCAACATCATGGAGTTCGTCAAGGCGTACAACGCTGCGACGGAGTCCCAGCGCGGCAACGTCATCCCGGTCGAGATCACGGTCTACGAGGACCGGTCCTTCACCTTCGTCACGAAGACCCCGCCGGCCGCCGAGCTGATCAAGAAGGCCGCCGGCGTGGCCAAGGGCTCCGGCGAGCCGCACAAGACCAAGGTCGCCAAGCTCACCGCTGACCAGGTCCGCGAGATCGCCCAGCAGAAGATGGAAGACCTCAACGCCAACGACATCGACGCCGCGAGCAAGATCATCGCAGGCACCGCCCGCTCCATGGGCATCACCGTCGAGGGCTGA
- the nusG gene encoding transcription termination/antitermination protein NusG, giving the protein MSDQWSSEAPRESGADVDVVETSVEEAAAPEAGDVVAETPEAVETPEATEAAEPTESADPVKEFKDALRRQEGDWYVIHSYAGYENRVKTNLETRVTSLNMEPYIFQVEVPMEEVTEIKNGQRKLVRRVRMPGYVLVRMDLTDESWGAVRHTPGVTGFVGHTHQPVPLSLDEVFTMLAPNLETKEEAAAPGKAGAKKTADIKVVDFEVGESVTVMEGPFETLPATISEINAESQKLKVLVSIFGRETPVELSFNQVAKI; this is encoded by the coding sequence GTGTCCGACCAGTGGAGCTCCGAGGCGCCGCGCGAGAGCGGTGCCGACGTCGACGTCGTCGAGACCTCTGTCGAGGAGGCGGCTGCGCCGGAGGCCGGCGACGTCGTCGCCGAGACCCCCGAGGCTGTCGAGACCCCCGAGGCGACCGAGGCCGCTGAGCCGACCGAGTCCGCCGACCCGGTCAAGGAGTTCAAGGACGCCCTGCGCCGCCAGGAGGGTGACTGGTACGTCATCCACTCGTACGCGGGCTACGAGAACCGCGTGAAGACCAACCTCGAGACGCGCGTGACCAGCCTCAACATGGAGCCCTACATCTTCCAGGTGGAGGTCCCCATGGAGGAGGTCACCGAGATCAAGAACGGCCAGCGCAAGCTGGTCCGTCGCGTCCGGATGCCTGGCTACGTCCTCGTCCGCATGGACCTCACCGACGAGAGCTGGGGCGCCGTGCGCCACACCCCGGGTGTCACCGGCTTCGTCGGCCACACCCACCAGCCGGTGCCGCTGAGCCTCGACGAGGTCTTCACCATGCTGGCGCCCAACCTCGAGACCAAGGAAGAGGCGGCCGCCCCCGGCAAGGCCGGCGCCAAGAAGACCGCCGACATCAAGGTCGTCGACTTCGAGGTCGGCGAGTCCGTCACCGTCATGGAGGGTCCGTTCGAGACCCTGCCTGCCACGATCTCCGAGATCAACGCCGAGTCGCAGAAGCTCAAGGTGCTGGTCTCGATCTTCGGCCGGGAGACCCCGGTCGAGCTGTCGTTCAACCAGGTCGCCAAGATCTGA
- the secE gene encoding preprotein translocase subunit SecE, with protein MSTADTRGSGRRGGSSRKRGNVVTRLFRAVGLFVSQILDELRKVVRPTRHELLTYTSVVIVFVVAVMLYVSVLDFGFGKLILWVFGS; from the coding sequence GTGAGCACGGCCGACACCCGCGGCTCCGGCCGCCGCGGCGGGTCGTCCCGCAAGCGCGGCAACGTTGTCACGCGTCTCTTCCGTGCCGTCGGGCTGTTCGTCAGCCAGATCCTCGACGAGCTGCGCAAGGTCGTCCGGCCCACCCGCCACGAGCTGCTCACCTACACCAGCGTCGTCATCGTGTTCGTCGTCGCGGTCATGCTCTACGTGTCCGTGCTCGACTTCGGGTTCGGCAAGCTGATCCTGTGGGTGTTCGGCAGCTAG
- a CDS encoding pyridoxal phosphate-dependent aminotransferase yields MTESAAHTVPARRISRRIGAIAESATLAVDAKAKALKAEGRPVIGFGAGEPDFPTPDYIVEAAVAAAHDPANHRYTPGGGLPDLKKAIVAKTARDSGYAVTPEQVLVTNGGKQAVYNTFATLLDPGDEVLLPAPYWTTYPEAIKLAGGTPIEVFAGEDQGYLVTVEQLEAARTPQTKVLLFCSPSNPTGAVYSPEQVRAIGEWALAHGIWVVTDEIYEHLTYDGVRSASMPVEVPGLADACVVLNGVAKTYAMTGWRVGWMIGPKDVVKAATNLQSHATSNVSNVSQRAAIAALNGSLDAVEEMKVAFDRRRRTIVDMLNEIPGVDCPTPQGAFYVYPSVKGVLGKTIRGKVPTTSVELAELILDEVEVAVVPGEAFGPSGYLRLSYALGDADLTEGVGRIQKLLAEAH; encoded by the coding sequence GTGACCGAGTCAGCTGCCCACACCGTCCCCGCCCGCCGCATCTCCCGGCGCATCGGCGCCATCGCCGAGTCCGCCACGCTCGCCGTCGACGCCAAGGCCAAGGCGCTCAAGGCCGAGGGCCGGCCCGTCATCGGGTTCGGTGCCGGGGAGCCGGACTTCCCGACGCCGGACTACATCGTCGAGGCCGCGGTCGCCGCCGCCCACGACCCCGCCAACCACCGCTACACGCCGGGCGGCGGGCTCCCGGACCTGAAGAAGGCCATCGTCGCCAAGACCGCGCGCGACAGCGGGTATGCCGTGACCCCCGAGCAGGTGCTCGTCACCAACGGCGGCAAGCAGGCCGTCTACAACACCTTCGCCACGCTGCTCGACCCGGGCGACGAGGTGCTGCTGCCGGCGCCGTACTGGACCACCTACCCCGAGGCGATCAAGCTCGCCGGGGGCACGCCGATCGAGGTGTTCGCCGGCGAGGACCAGGGCTACCTCGTCACCGTCGAGCAGCTCGAGGCCGCACGCACCCCGCAGACCAAGGTGCTGCTGTTCTGCTCCCCCTCCAACCCGACCGGGGCCGTCTACTCGCCCGAGCAGGTCCGCGCGATCGGCGAGTGGGCCCTCGCGCACGGCATCTGGGTCGTCACCGACGAGATCTACGAGCACCTGACCTACGACGGGGTGCGCTCGGCGTCGATGCCGGTGGAGGTGCCCGGCCTGGCCGACGCCTGCGTCGTCCTCAACGGGGTCGCCAAGACCTACGCCATGACCGGCTGGCGGGTGGGCTGGATGATCGGGCCCAAGGACGTCGTCAAGGCCGCGACCAACCTGCAGTCCCATGCCACGTCCAACGTGTCCAACGTGTCCCAGCGCGCTGCCATCGCCGCGCTCAACGGCTCGCTGGACGCGGTCGAGGAGATGAAGGTGGCCTTCGACCGGCGCCGCCGCACCATCGTCGACATGCTCAACGAGATCCCCGGTGTCGACTGCCCCACGCCGCAGGGCGCGTTCTACGTCTACCCCTCGGTCAAGGGCGTGCTCGGCAAGACGATCCGCGGCAAGGTGCCGACCACCTCGGTCGAGCTGGCCGAGCTGATCCTCGACGAGGTCGAAGTGGCCGTGGTGCCGGGCGAGGCGTTCGGGCCCAGCGGCTACCTGCGCCTGTCCTACGCGCTCGGGGACGCCGACCTCACCGAGGGCGTCGGCCGGATCCAGAAGCTGCTCGCCGAGGCGCACTGA
- a CDS encoding DUF5709 domain-containing protein yields MSDNESYDEYSVDDETQLQPGDTLDDRYRGVEDILDEGWSPPERPRGVNAFGTTASEQHQGESLEQRMRQEEPDPSAAFDDPLEDREEDPDAPREEDEFLDDGEVGDRRAGRLVDPDEGVHEDEESELWGGDVGIDGAGASAEEAAMHVVEE; encoded by the coding sequence ATGAGCGACAACGAGTCCTACGACGAGTACAGCGTCGACGACGAGACCCAGCTGCAGCCGGGTGACACGCTCGACGACCGGTACCGCGGCGTGGAGGACATCCTCGACGAGGGCTGGTCACCGCCGGAGCGGCCCCGGGGCGTCAACGCCTTCGGGACAACCGCCTCGGAGCAGCACCAGGGCGAGAGCCTCGAGCAGCGCATGCGCCAGGAGGAGCCGGACCCGTCAGCCGCCTTCGACGACCCGCTCGAGGACCGCGAGGAGGACCCGGACGCCCCGCGCGAGGAGGACGAGTTCCTCGACGACGGCGAGGTGGGCGACCGCCGGGCCGGCCGGCTGGTCGACCCGGACGAGGGCGTCCACGAGGACGAGGAGTCCGAGCTGTGGGGCGGCGACGTCGGCATCGACGGTGCCGGCGCCTCGGCCGAGGAGGCCGCGATGCACGTCGTCGAGGAGTGA
- a CDS encoding adenosine deaminase, with protein sequence MHRPVDRLPKAHLHLHFTGSMRLSTLLELAAKHGISLPEALTSGWPPRLRATDERGWFRFQRLYDMARACVRDEADMRRIVREAGEDDAAEGSRWLEIQVDPTSYAVHLGGITPTLEIVLDEAAKTSAETGTAVAVVVAASRIRHPLDARTLARLAARYAGDGAGTVVGFGLSNDERRGVTAEFAPAFAIARRAGLASVPHGGELLGASAVAETLDTLRPDRIGHGVQSVQDPAVLERVAAGGTTLEVCPGSNVALGVYTEDSAVPLRELVSAGVQVALGADDPLLFGSRLAAQYETAREVHGFTDAELAELARGSIRGSRAPAGTKAALLADVDTWLASSPLPDGPRP encoded by the coding sequence ATGCACCGACCGGTCGACCGGCTCCCGAAAGCGCACCTGCACCTGCACTTCACCGGGTCGATGCGCCTGTCCACGCTGCTGGAGCTGGCCGCCAAGCACGGCATCTCGCTGCCCGAGGCGCTGACCTCGGGCTGGCCTCCCCGGCTGCGCGCCACCGACGAGCGGGGCTGGTTCCGCTTCCAGCGGCTCTACGACATGGCCCGGGCCTGTGTGCGTGACGAGGCGGACATGCGCCGGATCGTGCGCGAGGCCGGCGAGGACGACGCCGCCGAGGGCTCGCGGTGGCTGGAGATCCAGGTCGACCCGACCTCCTACGCCGTGCACCTGGGCGGGATCACCCCGACGCTGGAGATCGTGCTCGACGAGGCGGCCAAGACCTCGGCCGAGACGGGCACGGCGGTGGCCGTCGTCGTCGCGGCCAGCCGGATCCGGCACCCCCTCGACGCCCGGACCCTGGCCCGGCTGGCGGCGCGGTACGCCGGGGACGGGGCGGGCACGGTGGTCGGCTTCGGGCTGAGCAACGACGAGCGGCGTGGGGTGACCGCGGAGTTCGCCCCGGCGTTCGCGATCGCCCGCCGGGCCGGGCTGGCGTCGGTGCCCCATGGCGGGGAGCTGCTCGGGGCGTCCGCGGTGGCCGAGACGCTGGACACGTTGCGGCCCGACCGGATCGGGCACGGGGTGCAGAGCGTGCAGGACCCGGCGGTGCTCGAGCGGGTCGCCGCGGGCGGCACGACCCTCGAGGTGTGCCCGGGCAGCAACGTGGCGCTCGGCGTCTACACCGAGGACTCGGCGGTGCCGCTGCGGGAGCTGGTCTCGGCCGGGGTGCAGGTCGCCCTGGGGGCCGACGACCCGCTGCTGTTCGGCTCGCGGCTCGCCGCGCAGTACGAGACCGCGCGGGAGGTGCACGGGTTCACCGACGCCGAGCTGGCCGAGCTGGCCCGAGGGTCGATCCGGGGGTCGCGCGCGCCCGCCGGCACGAAGGCGGCCCTGCTCGCCGACGTCGACACGTGGCTGGCGTCGTCGCCGCTGCCGGACGGTCCGCGCCCTTGA
- a CDS encoding PPOX class F420-dependent oxidoreductase → MTFTPEELAYLASQRLGRLATMAPGGDLQNSPVSFHVNADGTIDIPGRRMGASRKFRNVQTHPQVAFVVDDIASVTPWVVRCLEVRGEAEALTDVDPPAPYFSREVIRIRPRRVISFGIGDSAARAARNVG, encoded by the coding sequence ATGACCTTCACCCCTGAGGAGCTGGCCTACCTCGCGTCGCAGCGGCTCGGCCGGCTGGCGACCATGGCGCCCGGCGGCGACCTGCAGAACAGCCCGGTGTCGTTCCACGTCAACGCGGACGGGACCATCGACATCCCGGGCCGGCGGATGGGGGCGAGCCGCAAGTTCCGCAACGTGCAGACCCACCCGCAGGTCGCCTTCGTCGTCGACGACATCGCCTCGGTCACGCCTTGGGTGGTGCGCTGCCTGGAGGTCCGGGGCGAGGCGGAGGCGCTCACCGACGTCGACCCGCCGGCGCCGTACTTCTCCCGCGAGGTCATCCGCATCCGGCCCCGCCGGGTGATCAGCTTCGGGATCGGGGACAGCGCGGCCAGGGCCGCGCGCAACGTCGGCTGA
- a CDS encoding UDP-N-acetylmuramate dehydrogenase: MREEHDAPLADLTTMRVGGPAARLVTVTTTDELVDAVREVDDADEPLLVVSGGSNLLIADEGFAGTVVRVATSGITVESADQCGGATVRVAAGEVWDDVVVRAVDEGWAGVEALSGIPGCAGATPIQNVGAYGQEVAQTIAQVRVWDRREQQVRTFANADCAFTYRHSLFKATSRYVVLDVVFQLRVGTMSEPVGYAALAQGLGVAEGERVPLADARAAVLEQRRRRGMVLDPADHDTWSCGSFFTNPVLSPQAYAALQDRARGRLGAEAAPPEFPAPDGMVKTSAAWLIDKAGFAKGHGLPGPAALSTKHTLALTNRGGAKAGDVLALAREVRDGVQDAFGVTLVNEPVLVGLTL, translated from the coding sequence ATGCGCGAGGAGCACGACGCCCCGCTGGCCGACCTGACCACCATGCGGGTGGGCGGTCCCGCCGCCCGGCTGGTGACCGTGACCACGACCGACGAGCTGGTCGACGCGGTCCGTGAGGTCGACGACGCCGACGAGCCCCTGCTGGTCGTCTCCGGCGGGTCCAACCTGCTCATCGCCGACGAGGGTTTCGCCGGCACGGTGGTGCGGGTGGCCACCTCCGGCATCACCGTCGAGTCCGCCGACCAGTGCGGTGGCGCGACCGTGCGCGTGGCCGCCGGAGAGGTCTGGGACGACGTCGTCGTCCGCGCGGTCGACGAGGGCTGGGCCGGCGTCGAGGCGCTGTCCGGCATCCCCGGCTGCGCCGGCGCCACCCCGATCCAGAACGTCGGCGCCTACGGCCAGGAGGTCGCCCAGACCATCGCCCAGGTGCGGGTCTGGGACCGCCGGGAGCAGCAGGTGCGCACCTTCGCCAACGCCGACTGCGCCTTCACCTACCGCCACAGCCTGTTCAAGGCGACCTCCCGCTACGTCGTCCTCGACGTGGTGTTCCAGCTGCGCGTCGGCACGATGTCCGAGCCGGTCGGCTACGCCGCGCTGGCGCAGGGCCTTGGCGTCGCGGAGGGGGAGCGGGTGCCGCTCGCCGACGCGCGCGCGGCCGTGCTCGAGCAGCGTCGTCGTCGCGGCATGGTCCTCGACCCCGCCGACCACGACACGTGGAGCTGCGGGTCGTTCTTCACCAACCCGGTCCTGTCGCCCCAGGCGTATGCCGCGCTGCAGGACCGCGCGCGGGGCCGCCTCGGTGCCGAGGCGGCGCCGCCGGAGTTCCCCGCCCCGGACGGCATGGTCAAGACCAGTGCCGCGTGGCTCATCGACAAGGCCGGCTTCGCCAAGGGGCACGGGCTTCCCGGCCCGGCAGCCCTGTCGACCAAGCACACCCTGGCGCTGACCAACCGCGGTGGCGCCAAGGCTGGGGACGTCCTGGCGCTGGCGCGCGAGGTCCGTGACGGGGTGCAGGACGCCTTCGGTGTCACGCTCGTCAACGAGCCCGTCCTGGTGGGGCTCACCCTCTAG
- a CDS encoding MaoC family dehydratase: MALSVADVQAGQALPGRTVHITRATLVQYAGASLDRNPIHWDERFATSVGLPDVIAHGMFTMAAAVNVVSDWVGDAGRVVDYGVRFTRPVVVPHDTGADVEVTGVVKSVDEEAKRATVELTATCNGEKVLGRALAVVALD; encoded by the coding sequence ATGGCCCTGTCCGTCGCCGACGTCCAGGCGGGCCAGGCGCTGCCCGGCCGCACCGTCCACATCACCCGCGCCACCCTCGTGCAGTACGCCGGGGCGTCGCTGGACCGCAACCCGATCCACTGGGACGAGCGCTTCGCCACCTCGGTCGGGCTGCCCGACGTCATCGCCCACGGCATGTTCACCATGGCCGCCGCCGTCAACGTCGTCAGCGACTGGGTCGGTGACGCCGGCCGGGTCGTCGACTACGGCGTGCGCTTCACCCGGCCGGTCGTCGTGCCGCACGACACCGGGGCCGACGTCGAGGTCACCGGCGTCGTGAAGTCCGTCGACGAGGAGGCCAAGCGGGCCACCGTCGAGCTGACCGCGACCTGCAACGGCGAGAAGGTCCTGGGCCGCGCCCTGGCCGTCGTCGCCCTGGACTGA
- a CDS encoding FAS1-like dehydratase domain-containing protein, whose amino-acid sequence MAVNASFAGRTYPATAPYAVGREKIREFAEAVGAVDPVHTDAEEARARGYRDVIAPPTFAVLIAQQCDRQLIVDPEAGIDFSRVVHGEQKFAHHRPITAGDEIVGELHVDTVREAGGHAMVTTRTELSTTEGERVCTATSTIVIRGGE is encoded by the coding sequence ATGGCCGTGAACGCGAGTTTCGCCGGGCGCACCTACCCGGCCACCGCCCCGTATGCCGTGGGCCGGGAGAAGATCCGGGAGTTCGCCGAGGCGGTGGGTGCGGTCGACCCCGTGCACACCGACGCCGAGGAGGCGCGGGCGCGCGGCTACCGCGACGTCATCGCCCCGCCGACGTTCGCCGTGCTCATCGCCCAGCAGTGCGACAGGCAGCTCATCGTCGACCCCGAGGCGGGCATCGACTTCAGCCGGGTCGTGCACGGCGAGCAGAAGTTCGCCCACCACCGGCCGATCACCGCCGGCGACGAGATCGTCGGGGAGCTGCACGTCGACACCGTCCGCGAGGCCGGCGGCCACGCCATGGTCACCACCCGCACGGAGCTGTCCACGACCGAGGGGGAGCGGGTCTGCACCGCCACCTCGACCATCGTGATCCGGGGAGGCGAGTGA
- the rpmG gene encoding 50S ribosomal protein L33 — translation MASKSTDVRPKITMACVDCKERNYITKKNRRNDPDRLELAKFCPRCGKHTQHRETR, via the coding sequence GTGGCCAGCAAGAGCACCGACGTCCGCCCCAAGATCACGATGGCGTGCGTGGACTGCAAGGAGCGCAACTACATCACCAAGAAGAACCGCCGCAACGACCCTGACCGTCTGGAGCTGGCGAAGTTCTGCCCCCGCTGCGGCAAGCACACGCAGCACCGCGAGACCCGCTGA
- a CDS encoding right-handed parallel beta-helix repeat-containing protein → MRHRYRVTLVAGVTAIASALLAAPARAGGSDHHTWTVHPGTGTIAAAVAQAHDGDTLLLKAGTFHDSVTITKSLTIRGAGWDKTTVRPPSSKAGCTVMGGVHGLCLFGATDSTFNPIFSDRLKDASVSDLRLTGFSGIGVVGFNTDHLSVTHVRSDHNGQYGIARFASTHSLFAHDSASWDGEAGLYLGDSPNGDSVVRDSWSDHSNFGIFLRDSTGLTARDNHVWGNCVGVMALNTGGEAPYDIPAGDYRITGNTAWANDKACPAGEDGPALSGLGILLAGVHDSVVRDNTVNNNKPGGPTLGSGGIAIVSTKSMHGTDPTNNTVAGNDAHRNVPADILWDRTGSGNVVRGNDCAKAIPDNLGWCHQ, encoded by the coding sequence ATGCGCCATCGGTATCGCGTGACCCTGGTCGCAGGGGTCACCGCCATTGCCTCCGCGCTGCTCGCCGCGCCCGCCCGGGCCGGCGGCAGCGACCACCACACGTGGACCGTCCACCCCGGCACCGGCACCATCGCCGCCGCCGTGGCCCAGGCCCACGACGGGGACACCCTGCTGCTCAAGGCGGGCACGTTCCACGACAGCGTCACGATCACGAAGTCGCTGACGATCCGCGGCGCAGGCTGGGACAAGACCACCGTGCGGCCGCCGTCGAGCAAGGCCGGCTGCACCGTCATGGGCGGGGTCCACGGGCTCTGCCTGTTCGGCGCGACCGACTCCACGTTCAACCCCATCTTCTCCGACCGGCTCAAGGACGCCTCGGTGTCCGACCTGCGCCTCACCGGGTTCTCGGGGATCGGCGTGGTCGGCTTCAACACCGACCACCTGTCGGTGACACACGTCCGGTCGGACCACAACGGCCAGTACGGCATCGCCCGGTTCGCGTCCACCCACTCGCTGTTCGCCCACGACTCGGCGTCGTGGGACGGCGAGGCCGGGCTCTACCTGGGTGACTCCCCCAACGGGGACAGCGTGGTTCGGGACAGCTGGAGCGACCACAGCAACTTCGGCATCTTCCTGCGCGACAGCACCGGGCTCACCGCCCGCGACAACCACGTCTGGGGCAACTGCGTCGGCGTCATGGCCCTCAACACCGGCGGCGAGGCGCCGTACGACATCCCGGCCGGTGACTACCGCATCACCGGCAACACCGCCTGGGCCAACGACAAGGCATGCCCGGCCGGCGAGGACGGTCCGGCGCTCTCGGGCCTCGGCATCCTGCTGGCGGGGGTGCACGACAGCGTGGTCCGCGACAACACCGTCAACAACAACAAGCCCGGAGGCCCGACCCTGGGCTCGGGCGGGATCGCGATCGTCTCGACGAAGTCGATGCACGGCACGGACCCGACGAACAACACCGTCGCCGGCAACGACGCCCACCGCAACGTCCCGGCCGACATCCTCTGGGACAGGACCGGCTCGGGCAACGTGGTCCGCGGCAACGACTGTGCCAAGGCCATCCCCGACAACCTGGGCTGGTGCCACCAGTAA